In the Augochlora pura isolate Apur16 chromosome 7, APUR_v2.2.1, whole genome shotgun sequence genome, TAAGCAAACTGTAACAGAAATATGAGTcaatgatttaatacaatgCATACAGATTTCAActgtaattactataaaaagtAGATCAATATCATGGGAAATTGTCTCACATATTGATAGCAAACTTAACCTAGCTGATAAATGTGAACAATTACAAATCGGCACTACGTTAGAAATCTAATTGTATTAAGTAGATTAAGAATCATAATTAGTACAATACCTCCGAGAACGAAGCAAGAAACACAAGAAATAAATCCACTGAGAAAGCTGTTGAACGGGAACGTCCCAACAAGACAGCAGTAAATGAATTGTATAACACCAGTTAGGAACACATAAAATAGATAAGCATCAATTATCTTCAGTTTCTTCGGCGTGGATTTTGTATACTCCTGCCAGAATTTGCTAATTACTGCTAACATcgtcatttttacaattattgtgACGTTTAAGGTTGTGTCGATCCGCGACGCGTGGCACCGGTATACCAATGGtcagaaacagaaattatagtaTAGCAATGGATTATACTCCTGCGCACTTTTGATGCTCCCTAAGCTGGCTCGCACATCCCCCACTATTTTACTGCGCATCTAGCTCCGCGCAAATACTGTAGAAAGCGAACGAGATATGGTGAACAGAAACAGAACGATACCCATCAAATTCTATATGTGGTTGTGTACATGGATGGGAAATCTAGCTTATCTCTTACTTTGCCGTACTCACGGTCTCACTCTTTCCGCTCAATCGTTTGGTTGGCACGCCATCTGAAGTACGCATCGTGAAATTCTATTCGTAAAGAAGCTTCAGCTTTCAAATAAAGGAAGCCTGTTGTATCCCGAGTATTTGCGAAAGCTATTTAATGTACTTTCAGGTAAATACGTTCCCTGGAAATGTTTTTACACATTCACAGGATTTGTCTAAAATTATCATTGTATTGGCGTGAATCTAACAATCAAAAGTTGTCAATGATACTG is a window encoding:
- the Dad1 gene encoding dolichyl-diphosphooligosaccharide--protein glycosyltransferase subunit produces the protein MTMLAVISKFWQEYTKSTPKKLKIIDAYLFYVFLTGVIQFIYCCLVGTFPFNSFLSGFISCVSCFVLGVCLRLQVNPQNKNQFHGISPERGFADFIFAHIILHIVVMNFIG